The following proteins are co-located in the Doryrhamphus excisus isolate RoL2022-K1 chromosome 15, RoL_Dexc_1.0, whole genome shotgun sequence genome:
- the mrpl37 gene encoding 39S ribosomal protein L37, mitochondrial, which translates to MISETLCMTPVAFGFSKWLLCGHFSWLSACGKRSGLHARHFSVSHSIARKASSQREPKEKVHVPGLDTVTYGEKMHYVPWLAQPIYSQWEMDYKDPRYFRSPPKHEMPLYKEKPCYVFNQRTSALEGVRQALWLTKSKEISGLPPELLSTAERPANQLPNQDSRVQNAIKHARFWDTTEERPDGVKYSNTLLFNLLHLCATLQSSHPLTRRRMSVEKCSLAVSWKRGDNLFQIRGQNAFVYNSMDALPRVSGIQQVLDTADHALETFYPVSPTVDLQTVHVYKEEVNCTGFGGQYFYPHAHTLYFLEGDDVRCKLKPEQFRAKMIMFLFGSALAHARKLFGTKTKGVLDNPITIQGVGTNGRIFQFIVFQLNTTDLRGDDGIKNQVWLDEDAELYDFAKVRPLIVKKQVKVPAGLAGYKPKTFSKFLALYLHGAV; encoded by the exons ATGATTTCCGAAACCCTGTGTATGACCCCAGTGGCTTTTGGCTTTTCGAAATGGCTTCTCTGCGGACATTTTAGCTGGTTGTCTGCATGTGGAAAAAGAAGCGGACTACATGCCCGACACTTCTCTGTCAGCCACAGCATTGCGAGAAAAGCTTCAAGTCAACGGGAGCCCAAGGAAAAAGTGCACGTCCCAGGACTGGATACGGTCACCTATGGAGAAAAGATGCACTATGTCCCGTGGCTAGCTCAACCCATTTATTCCCAATGGGAAATGGATTACAAGGATCCCAGGTATTTTAGGTCTCCTCCAAAACACGAGATGCCTTTGTACAAAGAGAAGCCATGTTATGTGTTCAACCAGAGGACCAGCGCACTAGAAG GTGTTCGTCAGGCTCTCTGGTTAACCAAAAGCAAGGAAATCTCTGGTTTGCCACCAGAGCTTCTCTCAACGGCAGAGAGGCCTGCTAATCAGCTACCAAATCAGGACAGTCGTGTTCAGAATGCCATCAAACATGCCCGCTTCTGGGACACAACCGAGGAGCGACCAGATGGAGTAAAATACAG CAACACGCTCCTCTTCAATCTGCTCCATCTTTGTGCTACTCTACAGTCCAGTCATCCACTGACTAGAAGGAGAATGAGTGTTGAGAAATGTTCATTAGCAGTATCATGGAAAAGAG GCGACAACTTGTTCCAGATTCGGGGTCAAAATGCTTTCGTGTATAACAGCATGGATGCCCTCCCAAGGGTTTCTGGAATACAGCAAGTGTTAGACACAGCAGATCACGCTCTTGAAACGTTCTATCCTGTGTCGCCTACTGTGGACTTGCAGACAGTACATGTGTACAAGGAGGAGGTGAATTGCACAG GTTTTGGAGGTCAATATTTTTACCCTCATGCCCACACACTTTACTTCCTGGAAGGAGATGATGTTCGCTGTAAGCTTAAACCAGAGCAGTTCAGAGCCAAGATGATCATGTTCCTTTTTGGATCTGCTCTGGCACATGCACGGAAATTGTTTGGG ACCAAGACGAAGGGTGTGTTAGATAATCCTATTACAATACAGGGAGTCGGGACCAATGGCAGAATCTTCCAGTTCATCGTTTTCCAGCTCAACACTACAGATCTGAGAGGAGACGACGGCATCAAAAACCAG GTGTGGCTGGATGAAGATGCAGAGCTCTACGATTTTGCAAAAGTCAGACCACTCATCGTCAAAAAGCAAGTGAAG GTACCAGCTGGTCTAGCAGGATATAAGCCAAAGACGTTCTCCAAGTTCCTTGCCTTATACCTTCACGGTGCTGTATAG